Proteins encoded within one genomic window of Cottoperca gobio unplaced genomic scaffold, fCotGob3.1 fCotGob3_70arrow_ctg1, whole genome shotgun sequence:
- the LOC115006235 gene encoding gastrula zinc finger protein XlCGF26.1-like isoform X2: MLTPTDEESDHQLLSHNSHVAESQDQKGGKHGDSGSTNAEPSQQNLHHESTSHTNNVDNPHLPEMHCDTHTGKQPFKCDTCGKDFQYKSLLEKHIRTHTGEKPYSCKTCGNGFMSKSSLDSHIRIHTGEKPYSCKTCGKRFTQKSGLDSHIRTHTGERPYSCKTCGKRFTQKSTLDSHIRIHTGEKPYSCKICGNGFSTKSALNSHMRIHTGEKPYSCKICGNGFSTKSALNYHLRIHTGEKPYSCKICGNGFTQKSGLDTHIRTHTDEKPFACKTCRKAFRSNSHLKIHMRTHTGEKPYSCKICGKRFTRKTTLDSHIRTHTGEKPYSCETCGKRFCNKSGLDSHIRTHTGEKPYSCETCGKRFSNKYTLDSHIRIHTGEKPYSCKTCGKRFTEKSTLDSHIRTHTGERPYSCKTCGKKFTQKSALDSHIRSHTGEKPYSCKICGNGFTNKSGLDSHIRTHTGERPYSCKTCGKKFTKKSGLDSHIRSHTAEKPYSCKTCKTKFRRNFHLKVHMRTHRGEKLHHCSTEGPEIKE; encoded by the exons atgttgactcctactgatgaggaaagtgaccaccagctcctctctcacaactctcacgtagctgagagccaagatcagaaaggaggcaagcatggagactcaggctcaactaaTGCAGAGCCAAGTCAACAGAATCTACATCACGAAAGTACAAGTCACActaacaatgtagacaaccctcacctgccagagatgcactgtgatactcacacaggtaaacagcctttcaaatgtgacacatgtggaaaagactTTCAGTATAAATCATTACTAGAGAAAcatataagaacccacacag gtgagaagccatattcttgcaaaacatgtgggaatgGATTCATGTCTAAATCGTCATTGGACTCtcatataagaatccacacaggtgagaagccatattcttgcaaaacatgtgggaaaagatttactCAGAAATCAGGATTGGACTCTcatataagaacccacacaggtgagaggccatattcttgcaaaacatgtgggaaaagatttactCAGAAATCAACATTAGACTCtcatataagaatccacacaggtgagaagccatattcttgtaaaatatGTGGGAATGGATTTAGCACTAAATCAGCATTGAACTCTCatatgagaatccacacaggtgagaagccatattcttgtaaaatatGTGGGAATGGATTTAGCACTAAATCAGCATTGAACTATCATctaagaatccacacaggtgagaagccatattcttgcaaaatatgtggGAATGGATTTACTCAGAAATCAGGATTGGACACTcatataagaacccacacagatgagaagccgtttgcatgcaaaacatgtagGAAGGCTTTCAGAAGTAATTCTCACTTGAAAAtccacatgagaacccacacaggtgagaagccatattcttgtaaaatatgtgggaaaagatttactCGTAAAACAACATTGGACTCTcatataagaacccacacaggtgagaagccatattcttgtgaaacatgtgggaaaagattttGTAATAAATCAGGATTGGACTCTcatataagaacccacacaggtgagaagccatattcttgtgaaacatgtgggaaaagattttctaataaatacacattggactctcatataagaatccacacaggtgagaagccatattcttgcaaaacatgtgggaaaagatttactGAGAAATCAACATTGGACTCTcatataagaacccacacaggtgagaggccatattcttgcaaaacatgtgggaaaaaaTTTACTCAGAAATCAGCATTGGACTCTCATATAAGatcccacacaggtgagaagccatattcttgtaaaatatGTGGGAATGGATTTACTAATAAATCAGGATTGGACTCTcatataagaacccacacaggtgagaggccatattcttgcaaaacatgtgggaaaaaaTTTACTAAGAAATCAGGATTGGACTCTCATATAAGATCCCACACAgctgagaagccatattcttgcaaaacatgcaaaacaaaattcCGACGTAATTTTCActtgaaagtccacatgagaaCGCACAGGGGGGAAaagctgcatcactgcagcacagagggtccagagattaaagagtaa
- the LOC115006235 gene encoding gastrula zinc finger protein XlCGF26.1-like isoform X1, with amino-acid sequence MLTPTDEESDHQLLSHNSHVAESQDQKGGKHGDSGSTNAEPSQQNLHHESTSHTNNVDNPHLPEMHCDTHTGKQPFKCDTCGKDFQYKSLLEKHIRTHTGEKPYSCETCGKRFSQKSSLDCHIISHTGEKPYSCKTCGNGFMSKSSLDSHIRIHTGEKPYSCKTCGKRFTQKSGLDSHIRTHTGERPYSCKTCGKRFTQKSTLDSHIRIHTGEKPYSCKICGNGFSTKSALNSHMRIHTGEKPYSCKICGNGFSTKSALNYHLRIHTGEKPYSCKICGNGFTQKSGLDTHIRTHTDEKPFACKTCRKAFRSNSHLKIHMRTHTGEKPYSCKICGKRFTRKTTLDSHIRTHTGEKPYSCETCGKRFCNKSGLDSHIRTHTGEKPYSCETCGKRFSNKYTLDSHIRIHTGEKPYSCKTCGKRFTEKSTLDSHIRTHTGERPYSCKTCGKKFTQKSALDSHIRSHTGEKPYSCKICGNGFTNKSGLDSHIRTHTGERPYSCKTCGKKFTKKSGLDSHIRSHTAEKPYSCKTCKTKFRRNFHLKVHMRTHRGEKLHHCSTEGPEIKE; translated from the coding sequence atgttgactcctactgatgaggaaagtgaccaccagctcctctctcacaactctcacgtagctgagagccaagatcagaaaggaggcaagcatggagactcaggctcaactaaTGCAGAGCCAAGTCAACAGAATCTACATCACGAAAGTACAAGTCACActaacaatgtagacaaccctcacctgccagagatgcactgtgatactcacacaggtaaacagcctttcaaatgtgacacatgtggaaaagactTTCAGTATAAATCATTACTAGAGAAAcatataagaacccacacaggtgagaagccatattcttgtgaaacatgtgggaaaagattttCTCAGAAATCATCATTGGACTGTCATATAATatcccacacaggtgagaagccatattcttgcaaaacatgtgggaatgGATTCATGTCTAAATCGTCATTGGACTCtcatataagaatccacacaggtgagaagccatattcttgcaaaacatgtgggaaaagatttactCAGAAATCAGGATTGGACTCTcatataagaacccacacaggtgagaggccatattcttgcaaaacatgtgggaaaagatttactCAGAAATCAACATTAGACTCtcatataagaatccacacaggtgagaagccatattcttgtaaaatatGTGGGAATGGATTTAGCACTAAATCAGCATTGAACTCTCatatgagaatccacacaggtgagaagccatattcttgtaaaatatGTGGGAATGGATTTAGCACTAAATCAGCATTGAACTATCATctaagaatccacacaggtgagaagccatattcttgcaaaatatgtggGAATGGATTTACTCAGAAATCAGGATTGGACACTcatataagaacccacacagatgagaagccgtttgcatgcaaaacatgtagGAAGGCTTTCAGAAGTAATTCTCACTTGAAAAtccacatgagaacccacacaggtgagaagccatattcttgtaaaatatgtgggaaaagatttactCGTAAAACAACATTGGACTCTcatataagaacccacacaggtgagaagccatattcttgtgaaacatgtgggaaaagattttGTAATAAATCAGGATTGGACTCTcatataagaacccacacaggtgagaagccatattcttgtgaaacatgtgggaaaagattttctaataaatacacattggactctcatataagaatccacacaggtgagaagccatattcttgcaaaacatgtgggaaaagatttactGAGAAATCAACATTGGACTCTcatataagaacccacacaggtgagaggccatattcttgcaaaacatgtgggaaaaaaTTTACTCAGAAATCAGCATTGGACTCTCATATAAGatcccacacaggtgagaagccatattcttgtaaaatatGTGGGAATGGATTTACTAATAAATCAGGATTGGACTCTcatataagaacccacacaggtgagaggccatattcttgcaaaacatgtgggaaaaaaTTTACTAAGAAATCAGGATTGGACTCTCATATAAGATCCCACACAgctgagaagccatattcttgcaaaacatgcaaaacaaaattcCGACGTAATTTTCActtgaaagtccacatgagaaCGCACAGGGGGGAAaagctgcatcactgcagcacagagggtccagagattaaagagtaa